The Apium graveolens cultivar Ventura chromosome 6, ASM990537v1, whole genome shotgun sequence genome contains a region encoding:
- the LOC141667166 gene encoding ATP synthase subunit b', chloroplastic yields MANMVISSSKTLITSSSLPKSPTLPKLSLPKLPKLSLPSLSLSLSSTASLLATTLISPPPLLAEEFEKAQLFDFDLTLPIMMAQFLALMFALDKVYYSPLGNFMDARDKEIKAMLSGVKDTSTEVKELEEQAAAVMRAARAEISAALNQMKKETAVEVEKQIAEGRKKVEAELQEALENLEKSKEETIKSLDSQIAQLSDEIVKKVLPTA; encoded by the coding sequence ATGGCAAACATGGTAATCTCGTCTTCAAAAACCCTAATCACATCCTCCTCTCTCCCCAAATCCCCCACTCTCCCCAAACTCTCTCTCCCTAAGCTCCCCAAACTCTCTCTCccatctctctccctctctctctcctcCACCGCCTCTCTCCTCGCCACCACTCTCATCTCTCCCCCTCCTCTCCTCGCCGAAGAATTCGAGAAGGCTCAGCTCTTCGACTTCGACCTCACTCTCCCCATCATGATGGCTCAGTTCCTGGCTCTCATGTTCGCTCTCGACAAGGTCTATTACTCGCCTCTCGGCAACTTCATGGACGCTAGAGACAAGGAAATCAAGGCTATGCTTAGCGGCGTTAAGGATACTTCAACTGAGGTTAAGGAGCTGGAAGAACAGGCTGCTGCGGTTATGAGAGCTGCCCGGGCCGAGATTTCCGCTGCTTTGAATCAGATGAAGAAGGAGACTGCTGTGGAAGTTGAGAAGCAGATTGCGGAAGGGAGGAAGAAGGTTGAAGCCGAGTTACAGGAGGCTTTGGAGAATTTGGAAAAGTCCAAAGAGGAGACGATTAAGTCTCTTGATTCGCAGATTGCTCAGCTCAGTGATGAGATTGTTAAGAAGGTTCTTCCTACTGCTTGA